The DNA segment TCGTGTCCGGCACCACTTCTTGTACAGCAGTTTTGCCTTCGAGCATGCTTACCACTGACGACATGGTTGGCCGGTTCAATGGAGAGGTATTTGtgcagagaagagccacgttgaTGACGAGCGTTGCTTCATCTTTTTTGTAGTGTGAACCCAACCTCTCATCAACTAGGTCCATTAGATCACCTTTCTCTTTCAAGAGAAGAGCCTGCAAAAACAAATTTCCTGTCATCAATAtgcaaattaaaactaaaactgaTTGAATCTAAGGGACTAAGCTATCTCTATAAAATTGTTATGAAAATAAAGTAGGGAATCGGTATAGTTGAGCAAGAAGCAATTAGACACTGAAGATTATAGTAAAGTGAAGAAATTCTTGCATGCTTCTAATGCGTGTTCTAGAAACATTTAAAACCACTCATTTTAATTCATAACAGTAAAAAGGttgcatgaaaattaaaaaataagcgGTTGTGACGTGTGAATTCTAGAGTAAGAATTAATGAGTTCTAGGAGCATGAACGAATTTCTCACAAAAGTCGCAATACCTGAAAAATTGAATGAAAGTTTTAAACAAACTTCAATACAACAATCATAATCTTCATATATATTCGAAAAGGACAATCAATCAGATTGAAATAAATGCAGCAGATATAAGAGGATAAGTTACCCAGTCAAAAAGAGAGAAGCATTCTTCCCTTTGCCAGCCCATGTTGTTGCTTTTCCCGCTAACTATTTCCAAGGCAACAATTCCGAAACTATACACATCTGCTTTGTCTGTCAAATAACCACGCATTGCATATTCGGGTGCCATATATCCACTACAACATAGAACATTCATACATTCAGTAACAATGTAgatacatttttcaaaattcacaagTCACAAAGATCTCAAAGAAGTTTCTTAAAATgctttaagaaaagaaagaactcACAAAGTGCCAGCCACTCTAGTGCTTATGTGTGTTTGACCCTCTTCATCAAGCTTGGCTAAACCAAAATCCGATATCTTTGGGTTTAGATCTTTATCCAGCAACACATTAGTAGCCTTGATGTCCCTATGAACTATTTTTAATCTTGACTCTCCATGGAGGTAAGCCAAGCCTTTAGCAACGCCTATACAAATCTTGCGCCTTGTTGACCAGTCCAATTTCAGTTGAGTTTTCTCTTTGCCTTCATTGCAATAGTCACAGAAATTAGATAACATAGCCAAATGatcatgtatatatattttgtatacaACATTTTAGATTATTAATGAAAGAGATACCAAACTCAAATATACACATAAAAGAAACATTACCCCACAAAGCACTGGCAAGGCTATTGTTTTCCATATATTCATATATCAACAACATTTGATCTCCTTCCATACAACAGCCATAGAGCTTAACTAGACATGGATGTTGCAAAGCAGAAATCATGCCAATCTCATTTGTGAACTCGCGATTCCCCTGCTTCGATCTAGAAGAAAGCTGTTTAACTGCTATTGCTGTGCCATCTGGAAGAACACCCTGCATTTTCAGATGGttgtaactattttttttagtgCACTAGAaactagaaaagaaaaatgatactgtttcaaattctaataaaataatttaattgattgtCCACAATACCTTATATACTGGACCAAACCCTCCTTCTCCAATCTTACAAGCAATATCAAAGTTGTTTGTTGCTGCTTTGATTTGCCTTAAGGTAAATATGCCGGTTTTTAGATCCAAACCCTGTAGGTCTGTTAGTTGAAGCCAAACAAGGGAATGAAAAATGAATTAAGATCTCTGTTTTCGGAAACTTACATATTACATATTATAAGAACATTGGCataaatgaaaaagataattCATATGTTTGTATTTAAGAGTTGACAAGATAATTAATCAGCATTTATGCAAGCAAATTCATATCAAGCTGTAGTAGCATCTTAGTTCTTACCTCTATGTAATGAACTGTTTTGTCCTAAACATCCTCTCCACCAAGCTATACCAAATACCATAATAATGACAAGTGCTCCAGCGAATACAATTCCAAGGATAGCCCCCACAGGTATACCACTTCCTTTattgttactttctttttccaatGGTGGTGTAAAGTCTGTGAGATTATGATAAAATACATAAGATTGAATGATGAAAGTCAAGgcagacaaaaataaaagaggaaagaaaCTAAAGAAAAGTAGAAGTAACCTGGATTGACAGATATGGCTGATATAAGAGGACCATATACTGATGCAAATGGAATAGCAGTTGTCCCTTTCCCGGCCCATTGTAAGCGGATCTCCAAGGTGCCACTAGTCACATTAgctgtaaaattttttatgattgcCTTACCGACTCCTCCTGCTTCTTTTGCAATATCAAAATCCTTTAGCACCAACTTCCTCTGCAATACTTCAATCCAAATACACATAGTTCATGTTGTGTACAACTCTATATTTTTTAGTCTAGAAATTGATTTCGAATGATGGTGAGTGAATCTAACAAATCAAATCAAGGAACTGAGACAACTGACTACTTTGTACCATTCTATTAAAGATTAGATTTAGTTAAAAAAGTATATACCAGAAGGTATTGCTCATACATGTCATTGAAAAAGTTGAAATGATGACACCACGAACCTGAATATATATGTCAAATACACGCCTTCCGAGGCTACTATATGTTTGATCATCAGTAAACATTATCTCAGCAAAATGGAGATTTACTGTGTAGCTTCCATTTCCCATGCAATACCCATAATATGTCAGAGAAAGTGCCGAAACACGTGCATTCATGTACAGCTCGGCATTGTTCATAGCAAGATTAGACGTGTTAGaccatgtataatagtccacaaCCCCACTATCAAAGAAGTGACCAGTGTTGCTAACTGCCCAGTTTGATCCACTACGAAGAGATTTTGCTTGTCCAGCTTCTTGTGAATCTTTATCATATGTAATGTTTCCATTATAAGTTATGATCTTCCCGCCACAATTTATATGGAGAGAGTATGAAGCTGGAAATGAAATATGCAAAATGTCAATAAAAAGAAGCAAGCACAATAAACAGGTTCTAGAGAATATTGTGGTAGTAAAACGATATCCATTTACAATTTAACATGTTAAGAAACAATTACTTTTTGACTTAGCACTTTCTAATCATTTGAGTAACTATAAATACATCCCAACTATCAATCGTATTATTACGTGAGAAGACTTCTACAACTATATATTGTAGACAATGAGGTGAGGGTCGATAACAAACCAACATACGTTTAGGACAGCTGGCAATCCCCAAACATGGATAAGTTCCCCTAAGAAAATATAGATTGGCATAAAAAGTGAGCATAATCGCACCAGTTCAAGCTATATGGATATAagtatcaaaaaaataatttagcatTAGTATAAACTTACAAGTTATTTCCCTTCAAAGCTGATGCAAATAGGTTTCTGAGGCACATTAAGAAATGGTCAAGTCTCAGATAAATTCCTAGAATTCACAAACACATGAAAGGTATGAAGATGAAATGGTTCATATATATGAAATAAGAATCAAAGATGGACTAAACTACTGCATGGAGCACTTGGTAGCACAGAAGAAGCCTAAGAATAATGTACTAAGCGAAACATTTACTTTAATGCAAGAAATCATAAAAGTAACGCAGAACTACTCACGTGTAGTCCGGGTTAGCAATCCAATTCGGCAGTGGTCCAGTGAAAAAGTTTCCAGTTAAGTACCTAGGTAAAAACATTATCAAGAAGTCAATTTATACAAATTGATGAATAACCACAAGGTTGAAACTAGTAAATAAAATCCTATTTCCTCAATAATTTGGATCTTCCCCTGGGATCCTTTAATTAATTATCTAGGTTCGTGATATCGATACTTATTTTGATAAGATGAGTTTGATCAATGACATTTTGAAAGCATAAGCCCCTTGACATGAAATGAGAACATAATTTGCAATGAagacataatattttattttttggagtaTGTGCATTGTGCTTTTACACAAGTCAATGCATATATGTATAAAATGCTTGCTATCTTGTTGAAAACAAGTTAACATTGTTTTGATCTACTTAAACTAGGTTGAGGAAGAATCTCTATGAATCCAATCAGCTTTAGGTTTTGTTTGAGTGCCAGTTCAGTGTTAAAGCTAGAATTTGATACTTGGATTATACaagtaatgaaaataaaatggtaTTTATTGACTGATGCAATTTTTTGGCAACCACTGTACATATCAAATTTATATATTCCTTTGATTATTAC comes from the Arachis duranensis cultivar V14167 chromosome 7, aradu.V14167.gnm2.J7QH, whole genome shotgun sequence genome and includes:
- the LOC107459658 gene encoding probable leucine-rich repeat receptor-like serine/threonine-protein kinase At3g14840 isoform X2, which translates into the protein MKEIAKKVGKKDWNFSVDPCSGLENWNSSNAVKGMLINAVTCDCSFANANLTVCHVVSIVLKYQNLTGTLPSELVKLPYLQEIDLTRNYLNGTIPPQWGSIKLVNISLLGNRLTGSIPKELGNITTLKSLVLEFNQLTGELPPELGNLSQLERLHLTSNHFTGNLPATFAKLTKLNHVRLGDNQFSGTIPNFIQSWTTLQRLVVQGSGMSGPIPSGISLLKNLTDLRITDLKGPGSYFPPLSNLTNLETLVLRSCNLIGTVPDYLGNVTTLKSLDLSFNKLSGTIPSSFSRLLNMNILYLTGNLFTGPLPNWIANPDYTDLSYNNFSIKEPELLTCQQGSVNLFASALKGNNLGTYPCLGIASCPKPSYSLHINCGGKIITYNGNITYDKDSQEAGQAKSLRSGSNWAVSNTGHFFDSGVVDYYTWSNTSNLAMNNAELYMNARVSALSLTYYGYCMGNGSYTVNLHFAEIMFTDDQTYSSLGRRVFDIYIQRKLVLKDFDIAKEAGGVGKAIIKNFTANVTSGTLEIRLQWAGKGTTAIPFASVYGPLISAISVNPDFTPPLEKESNNKGSGIPVGAILGIVFAGALVIIMVFGIAWWRGCLGQNSSLHRDLQGLDLKTGIFTLRQIKAATNNFDIACKIGEGGFGPVYKGVLPDGTAIAVKQLSSRSKQGNREFTNEIGMISALQHPCLVKLYGCCMEGDQMLLIYEYMENNSLASALWGKEKTQLKLDWSTRRKICIGVAKGLAYLHGESRLKIVHRDIKATNVLLDKDLNPKISDFGLAKLDEEGQTHISTRVAGTFGYMAPEYAMRGYLTDKADVYSFGIVALEIVSGKSNNMGWQREECFSLFDWALLLKEKGDLMDLVDERLGSHYKKDEATLVINVALLCTNTSPLNRPTMSSVVSMLEGKTAVQEVVPDTTQVFGEKKLEMIRDYYQQKGKDKIPDTEDVSTSTNETAVFVANSEDNSINMDSSYWERSGR